One part of the Arthrobacter sp. EM1 genome encodes these proteins:
- a CDS encoding ABC transporter ATP-binding protein, with amino-acid sequence MSHEMTASPESADLSAVERLHVAGLHGPADAVLSVRDLKVRFNTENGVVHAVRGIDFDLRAGKTLGIVGESGSGKSVTSMAIMGLLPPTAEITGSVRLQGTELLGLSDKAMCQYRGNEIAMVFQDPLSSLTPVYSVGNQIVEALTVHNPTMSRQAKEARAVELLGMVGIPSPKDRLKAFPHEFSGGMRQRVMIAIAIANNPRVLIADEPTTALDVTIQAQVLEVLHTAQEETGAAVVMITHDLGVVAGMADDIMVMYAGKPVETGSVDEIYYNPRMPYTMGLLGAVPRVDTAEKSSLVPIEGIPPNLIHTPTGCSFAPRCPLASDACLQGEPELWPVGGDNQTGGLPHLAACIKTDSLGLEVDVHEIFRAPAVPVSRFDAIPREQRRTVLELRDVKKHFPLMKGALLKRRIGTVKAVDGLSFDIREGECFSIVGESGCGKTTTLLEIMEFHKDQDGEVVIGGLSNKEASNAKTKSAMRKELQMVFQDPTGALDPRFTVFEVLSEPLENAGMAKPRIRERIMELMELVGLQPDHVNRFPNQFSGGQRQRIGIARALAVNPKLVVLDEPVSALDVSVQAGVINLLDQLRAELGLSYLMVAHDLSVVRHISNRVAVMYLGKIVEIGDVDSVFDNPRHPYTRALLSAIPVPDPGVERTRERIILRGDLPSPLEAPAGCNFATRCPVFAALPPARQEICLTLEPVLATVVPAADAGRHGTPAATATPAAAAAPTDQQFACFYPDGDLDADMLVVHETT; translated from the coding sequence ATGAGCCACGAAATGACCGCCAGCCCCGAATCGGCCGACCTCTCCGCCGTCGAGCGTCTGCATGTTGCCGGGCTGCACGGGCCCGCGGACGCGGTGCTCTCCGTCCGGGACCTGAAGGTGCGCTTCAACACGGAGAACGGGGTGGTGCACGCCGTCCGTGGCATCGACTTTGACCTCAGGGCCGGCAAGACGCTGGGCATCGTGGGCGAGTCCGGCTCCGGAAAGTCCGTCACCTCCATGGCAATCATGGGCCTGCTGCCCCCGACGGCCGAGATCACCGGTTCGGTCCGGCTCCAGGGCACCGAACTGCTGGGTCTCAGTGACAAGGCCATGTGCCAGTACCGCGGCAACGAAATCGCCATGGTCTTCCAGGACCCGTTGTCCTCCCTGACGCCGGTCTACTCGGTGGGCAACCAGATCGTCGAAGCGCTGACCGTCCACAACCCCACCATGAGCCGGCAGGCCAAGGAAGCGCGCGCCGTCGAACTGCTGGGCATGGTGGGTATTCCCAGCCCGAAGGACCGGCTCAAGGCCTTCCCGCATGAGTTCTCCGGCGGTATGCGCCAGCGTGTGATGATCGCCATCGCCATCGCGAACAACCCCCGCGTGCTGATCGCCGATGAACCGACGACGGCGCTCGACGTCACCATCCAGGCACAGGTCCTTGAAGTCCTCCACACCGCGCAGGAGGAAACCGGCGCCGCCGTTGTGATGATCACACACGACCTCGGCGTGGTCGCCGGCATGGCGGACGACATCATGGTGATGTATGCCGGCAAACCCGTGGAAACCGGCAGCGTTGACGAGATCTACTACAACCCGCGAATGCCCTACACAATGGGCTTGCTGGGCGCAGTGCCACGCGTCGACACGGCCGAGAAGTCCTCGCTGGTGCCGATCGAGGGAATCCCGCCGAACCTCATCCACACCCCCACGGGTTGTTCTTTCGCGCCGCGCTGCCCACTAGCCAGCGATGCCTGCCTGCAGGGCGAGCCGGAGCTGTGGCCGGTCGGCGGGGACAACCAGACCGGCGGCCTGCCTCACCTGGCCGCCTGTATCAAGACCGACTCTTTGGGCCTCGAAGTGGACGTCCATGAGATCTTCCGGGCTCCGGCGGTGCCGGTCTCCCGCTTCGACGCGATCCCGCGCGAACAGCGCCGGACCGTGCTGGAGCTCAGGGACGTCAAGAAGCACTTCCCGCTGATGAAAGGGGCCTTGCTCAAGCGCCGGATCGGCACTGTCAAGGCCGTCGACGGGTTGAGCTTCGACATCCGCGAGGGGGAGTGCTTCTCGATCGTCGGCGAGTCCGGCTGCGGAAAGACCACGACGCTGCTGGAAATCATGGAATTCCACAAGGACCAGGACGGCGAGGTGGTCATCGGCGGCCTCAGCAACAAGGAAGCCTCCAACGCCAAAACCAAAAGCGCCATGCGCAAGGAACTGCAGATGGTGTTCCAGGACCCAACCGGCGCCCTCGACCCCCGCTTCACCGTCTTTGAGGTATTGTCCGAACCGCTTGAAAATGCCGGCATGGCCAAGCCCCGGATCCGGGAGCGGATCATGGAGCTGATGGAACTCGTGGGCCTCCAGCCCGACCACGTCAACCGCTTCCCCAACCAGTTCTCCGGCGGCCAGCGGCAGCGGATCGGCATCGCGCGGGCCCTTGCCGTGAATCCCAAACTGGTAGTCCTGGACGAGCCGGTATCCGCTCTCGACGTGTCAGTCCAGGCCGGTGTTATCAACCTCCTGGACCAGCTCCGCGCCGAACTCGGACTGAGCTACCTGATGGTGGCCCACGACCTGTCCGTGGTGCGGCACATCTCCAACCGTGTGGCCGTGATGTATCTGGGCAAGATCGTGGAAATCGGGGACGTGGACAGCGTGTTCGACAACCCGCGACACCCGTACACCCGGGCCCTGCTCTCCGCGATTCCGGTCCCGGACCCCGGCGTGGAACGCACCCGGGAACGTATCATCCTGCGGGGGGACCTGCCCTCGCCGCTCGAAGCTCCTGCAGGGTGCAACTTCGCCACCCGCTGCCCGGTGTTTGCGGCACTGCCACCGGCCAGGCAGGAGATATGCCTGACGCTGGAACCGGTGCTGGCCACCGTTGTGCCGGCGGCGGACGCCGGACGGCACGGGACGCCGGCGGCAACAGCAACACCGGCCGCCGCTGCGGCCCCCACAGACCAGCAATTCGCCTGCTTCTATCCGGACGGCGACCTGGACGCGGACATGCTTGTTGTCCACGAAACCACCTGA
- a CDS encoding ABC transporter permease encodes MTNLNTTDPAAVASEAKIENSDVVIAKSSIILRRFLRNKTAVVGLVVFLVLTLFSFIGGFFTSWDKETIDAFNIGMPPSSEHLLGTSQAGIDLYALTVEGTRISILIGLVVGLVSVLIAAVYGCTMAYFGGKVDKVMLFILEALIMMPALLVVAVATSGGGNGLQQSLPSWLLLIIVLLVFSWMGTARLIRSLSMSLMSRDFVKAAQYMGIPPRRIVWRHLVPNIGSLLVLDITRGITGAILAEVAFSFIGIGIKVPDVSLGVLIGQATSQVSTFPWMFWVPLTVMFLLTGSLAMMNDGLRDAFDPSSSSVGNAKKKKTT; translated from the coding sequence ATGACAAACCTCAATACGACCGACCCGGCCGCCGTTGCCAGCGAGGCGAAGATCGAAAACAGCGATGTTGTCATCGCGAAGTCCTCGATCATCCTTCGCCGCTTCCTGCGGAACAAAACAGCCGTCGTTGGCCTGGTCGTCTTCTTGGTCCTGACGCTGTTCTCCTTCATTGGCGGCTTCTTCACCAGCTGGGACAAGGAGACTATCGATGCGTTCAACATTGGAATGCCGCCGTCGTCCGAACACCTGCTTGGTACCTCCCAGGCCGGGATCGACCTCTACGCCCTGACCGTGGAGGGCACCCGGATCTCCATCCTGATCGGCCTCGTCGTTGGCCTCGTCTCCGTGCTGATCGCCGCCGTGTACGGCTGCACCATGGCCTATTTCGGCGGGAAGGTGGACAAGGTGATGCTGTTCATCCTCGAAGCCCTGATCATGATGCCGGCGCTGCTGGTCGTCGCCGTGGCCACGAGCGGTGGCGGCAACGGACTGCAGCAGTCCTTGCCGAGTTGGCTGCTGCTGATTATCGTCCTGCTGGTCTTCAGCTGGATGGGAACCGCCCGCCTCATCCGCTCGCTCTCGATGTCCCTGATGTCACGCGACTTCGTCAAGGCCGCCCAGTACATGGGGATCCCGCCTCGGCGGATCGTTTGGCGGCACCTGGTCCCGAACATCGGCTCGCTGCTGGTCCTGGACATCACCCGCGGCATCACCGGGGCGATCCTGGCCGAGGTTGCCTTCTCCTTCATCGGTATCGGCATCAAGGTCCCGGATGTCAGCCTGGGTGTGCTGATCGGGCAGGCCACCTCCCAGGTCTCCACCTTCCCGTGGATGTTCTGGGTCCCGCTGACCGTGATGTTCCTGCTGACCGGTTCGCTTGCCATGATGAACGACGGCTTGCGCGACGCATTCGATCCCAGCTCCAGCTCCGTTGGCAATGCCAAGAAGAAGAAGACCACATGA
- a CDS encoding ABC transporter permease, producing the protein MLRYLAKRALTYVFMIFLTTTAGYFLAVNTLKPALLEQERIPRPTPEQVANSFRLKGLDPALSAWDRYVEWLTAIVTRWDWGRSPNGAFINAEFGDRVWISTRLFLASIILTLIIGVALGVYTAARQYKASDRVITSYSYLVYIVPAPIAYFLVQLGAININETVGERIFFVTGISTPGLDGSGWAQFIDMLAHYAVPTFAITIVGWGTYQIAQRQYLLDNVNADFVRTARAKGLTRNQAISRHALRVSFIPVAQSIAFTIPAIFAGGFFAEKIFAWHGVGSWSIDAIALQDVNAATATLAYGSVIFAIGAILADFATTLVDPRVRVQ; encoded by the coding sequence ATGCTCCGATACCTCGCCAAACGTGCTCTCACATACGTCTTTATGATCTTCCTGACCACCACGGCAGGATATTTCCTGGCCGTAAATACCTTGAAGCCGGCACTGCTGGAGCAGGAGCGGATCCCAAGGCCCACCCCCGAGCAGGTGGCCAACTCCTTCCGCCTCAAGGGCCTGGACCCGGCGCTCAGCGCCTGGGACCGCTACGTTGAGTGGCTCACCGCGATCGTCACCCGCTGGGACTGGGGACGCAGCCCCAACGGCGCCTTTATCAACGCAGAATTCGGCGATCGGGTCTGGATCTCGACCCGGCTCTTCCTGGCCTCCATCATCCTGACCCTGATCATCGGCGTCGCACTGGGTGTGTACACGGCAGCACGGCAATACAAAGCCTCGGACCGGGTCATTACCTCTTACAGCTACCTCGTGTACATCGTGCCCGCACCGATCGCTTACTTCCTGGTGCAGCTCGGTGCCATCAACATCAACGAGACGGTGGGCGAACGCATTTTCTTCGTCACCGGCATCTCCACGCCCGGGCTGGACGGCAGCGGCTGGGCCCAATTCATCGACATGCTGGCCCACTACGCGGTGCCCACCTTCGCTATCACCATCGTGGGTTGGGGCACTTACCAGATCGCGCAGCGCCAGTACCTCCTGGACAATGTCAACGCCGACTTTGTCCGGACTGCACGCGCCAAGGGGCTGACCCGCAACCAGGCCATCAGCCGGCATGCCCTGCGGGTTTCCTTCATCCCTGTGGCGCAGAGCATTGCCTTCACCATCCCTGCCATCTTCGCCGGCGGTTTCTTCGCCGAGAAGATCTTCGCCTGGCACGGCGTCGGCTCCTGGAGCATCGACGCGATTGCCTTGCAGGATGTCAACGCCGCGACGGCCACGCTCGCCTACGGCTCCGTGATCTTCGCGATCGGCGCGATCCTCGCGGACTTCGCCACCACGCTTGTCGACCCGAGAGTGCGGGTGCAGTAA
- a CDS encoding TetR/AcrR family transcriptional regulator — translation MSLIPIRPGVESERRDAARNRGLLLRAARELVDECGADGLTMGALAQRAGVGKGTVFRRFGSRAGLMMTLLSDAEAAFQQRFMFGPPPLGPGAPPLERLIACGGERIAWVLEFGELARAADISAPNRFDVPAAALWHRHLEVLLRDAGVTADPWLMATSLSAVLEPERLLHAVRVNGISPARLADSWRDLVSRIVRGAQPQPEPHPGGKPKSIPGSYS, via the coding sequence GTGAGCCTGATCCCTATCCGTCCCGGCGTGGAGTCCGAACGCCGCGATGCCGCCCGGAACCGCGGGCTGCTGTTGCGGGCCGCCCGCGAGCTCGTCGACGAGTGTGGGGCGGACGGCTTGACCATGGGCGCCCTGGCCCAGCGGGCCGGTGTGGGGAAGGGGACCGTGTTCCGGCGGTTCGGCAGCCGGGCAGGGCTCATGATGACCCTGCTCAGTGATGCGGAGGCCGCGTTCCAGCAGCGCTTTATGTTTGGCCCGCCACCGCTGGGACCCGGGGCTCCGCCGCTGGAGCGGCTGATCGCCTGTGGCGGGGAGCGCATTGCCTGGGTATTGGAATTCGGCGAGCTGGCAAGGGCTGCGGACATCTCGGCACCCAACCGGTTCGACGTCCCCGCGGCGGCGCTCTGGCATCGGCACCTGGAGGTGCTCCTGCGGGACGCGGGCGTTACGGCTGACCCTTGGCTGATGGCCACCTCATTGAGTGCCGTCCTGGAACCCGAGCGTCTCCTTCATGCCGTCCGTGTGAACGGGATTTCCCCCGCGCGACTCGCCGATTCCTGGCGGGATCTCGTTTCGCGCATCGTGCGCGGGGCCCAACCCCAACCGGAACCCCACCCCGGCGGGAAACCCAAATCAATTCCCGGGAGTTATTCATAA
- a CDS encoding NADPH-dependent FMN reductase, producing MSKNTVLTLVGSLRAGSTNQQLAEAIQLNAPENVEVLIHDSLGNIPFYNEDIDVEGQVPAAAAALRAAANAADTLLLVTPEHNGTVPASLKNAIDWLSRPFGAGALSGKPTAVVGTAFGQFGGVWAQDEARKAAGIAGARILDTVKLAVPGSMVRFAEIHPKDDAEVVEQIKAVFDALDESRAVSAA from the coding sequence ATGTCCAAGAACACCGTCCTCACCCTGGTCGGCAGCTTGCGCGCCGGATCCACGAACCAGCAGCTGGCTGAAGCAATCCAGCTGAACGCCCCGGAAAATGTTGAAGTTCTGATCCACGACAGCCTGGGCAACATACCCTTCTACAACGAGGACATCGACGTTGAAGGCCAGGTTCCCGCCGCCGCGGCCGCCCTGCGTGCCGCTGCCAACGCCGCCGACACCCTGCTGCTGGTAACGCCGGAGCACAACGGCACGGTTCCCGCCTCGCTCAAAAACGCCATCGACTGGCTGTCCCGCCCCTTCGGCGCAGGCGCCCTGAGCGGCAAGCCGACCGCCGTCGTCGGAACCGCCTTCGGCCAGTTCGGCGGAGTCTGGGCCCAGGACGAGGCCCGCAAGGCCGCCGGAATCGCCGGCGCCCGGATCCTCGACACCGTCAAGCTGGCCGTGCCGGGCTCCATGGTCCGTTTCGCCGAGATCCACCCGAAGGATGACGCCGAGGTTGTCGAGCAGATCAAGGCCGTCTTCGATGCGCTGGACGAATCCCGCGCGGTCTCCGCAGCATAG
- a CDS encoding PLP-dependent aminotransferase family protein, translating to MTHETLDTAEALPAEAIDAIERAASSAHRHEDLFSERAANIKQSAVRDVFDISMRPGLVSLAGGSPYLQSLPLARLGETAAKIIAEQGMTALQYGGGQGTEELRSQICEVMAAEGILDARPENVVITAGSQSAQDVATKVFCNPGDVVLVEDPTYVGALNTFEAYQVEVATVPMDGDGIVPDLLEAKIAALQTAGKSIKFLYTIPSFNNPSGVTLSAERRQQVVDICRNANILVLEDNPYGLLRFDGKPLIPLRAANPDDVIYMGSFSKIFAPGLRIGWALVPAHLQRRYYLASEAVTLCPPTLNQMLVSAYLRDYDWRGQIETYRGLYQERCTAMLAALDEFMPPGVSWTRPEGGFFVWVTLPEGVDTYPLLAKAINAGVVFIPGAAFTHSDEPSHKIRLAFSAVPPESIREGVRRLAPVLREAIVAG from the coding sequence GTGACCCACGAAACACTTGACACCGCAGAAGCACTTCCGGCCGAGGCCATTGACGCAATCGAACGTGCGGCATCGTCCGCCCACCGCCACGAGGATCTGTTCTCGGAGCGCGCAGCAAATATCAAGCAATCGGCAGTCCGGGATGTCTTCGACATCTCGATGCGCCCCGGCCTCGTCTCGCTGGCCGGCGGCAGCCCGTACCTGCAGTCGCTGCCCCTGGCACGGCTCGGCGAGACCGCCGCGAAGATCATCGCGGAACAGGGTATGACCGCACTGCAATACGGCGGCGGGCAAGGCACCGAGGAACTCCGCAGCCAGATCTGCGAAGTGATGGCCGCGGAGGGAATCCTGGACGCCAGACCCGAAAACGTGGTGATCACCGCCGGCTCGCAGTCAGCGCAGGACGTTGCGACCAAGGTCTTCTGCAACCCCGGCGACGTTGTTCTCGTTGAGGATCCCACCTACGTCGGCGCCCTCAACACCTTCGAGGCCTACCAGGTCGAGGTCGCCACCGTACCCATGGACGGTGATGGCATCGTCCCAGACCTGCTGGAGGCCAAGATCGCCGCTCTGCAGACGGCGGGCAAGAGCATCAAGTTTTTGTACACCATCCCAAGCTTCAACAACCCCTCCGGGGTAACACTGTCCGCGGAGCGGCGGCAACAGGTCGTGGATATATGCCGCAATGCGAATATTTTGGTGCTTGAGGACAACCCTTACGGGCTGCTCCGGTTCGACGGCAAGCCCCTCATCCCGCTGCGGGCCGCCAACCCGGACGACGTAATCTACATGGGGTCGTTCTCGAAAATCTTTGCACCGGGGCTCCGGATCGGTTGGGCGCTCGTCCCGGCGCACCTACAGCGCCGCTATTACCTGGCTTCAGAGGCTGTCACACTATGCCCGCCGACCCTGAACCAGATGCTCGTCTCCGCCTATCTCCGGGACTACGACTGGCGCGGCCAGATCGAGACCTACCGGGGCCTCTACCAGGAGCGCTGCACCGCAATGCTGGCCGCCTTGGATGAGTTCATGCCGCCGGGCGTGAGCTGGACCCGGCCGGAGGGCGGCTTCTTCGTTTGGGTGACCCTGCCCGAGGGCGTAGACACCTATCCCCTGCTGGCAAAAGCGATTAACGCCGGGGTGGTCTTTATTCCTGGGGCTGCCTTCACCCATTCCGATGAGCCATCCCACAAGATTCGACTCGCCTTTAGTGCGGTCCCGCCGGAATCCATCCGCGAAGGCGTCCGGCGGCTGGCGCCGGTCCTGCGCGAAGCGATCGTTGCGGGGTAG
- a CDS encoding universal stress protein → MTGIIVVGVDGSETALKAAHTARDLAAIQGATLHVVSAFDSDRTEVFGSGSDKFIVSDAGEAEKVARRVADSLRTPALNVTYAAARGKPAEALIAEAGRSGAQMIVVGNRRMKGLGRVLGSVANSVAHNAPCDVYIAKTDASD, encoded by the coding sequence ATGACCGGAATTATTGTTGTCGGCGTCGATGGCAGCGAGACTGCCCTGAAAGCCGCGCACACTGCCCGTGACCTGGCCGCCATTCAAGGGGCCACCCTTCACGTGGTCAGTGCGTTCGACAGCGACCGGACCGAAGTCTTCGGCAGCGGCAGCGACAAATTCATTGTCTCCGATGCGGGTGAAGCCGAGAAGGTCGCCCGACGGGTCGCCGACAGCCTCCGGACGCCGGCACTGAACGTTACCTACGCGGCCGCCCGCGGCAAACCGGCCGAAGCCCTGATCGCCGAGGCTGGCCGCTCCGGTGCGCAGATGATCGTGGTCGGCAACCGGCGGATGAAGGGACTGGGACGCGTGCTCGGCAGCGTCGCCAACTCCGTGGCGCACAACGCCCCCTGCGATGTCTACATCGCCAAGACCGACGCTTCCGACTAG
- a CDS encoding AMP-binding protein: MFSSPFPDVEIPDVSLYEYLFGGLEEADLERIALVDGVSGAEMSYRSLVAQIDAVAGAVAAQGLGVHGVAAILCPNVPAFAVVFHGLLRAGATVTTVNSLYTADEIALQLADAGAEWLFTVSALLPAAREAAARAGIPAERLVVLDGAPGHPSLQDLLSSGAPAPQVTFDSATHVAVMPYSSGTTGRPKGVMLSHRNLIANAAQSRGLLKVAPEDRLLALLPFFHIYGLTVLLNLALLQRACLVTMPKFELTEFLRIIQDQKCSYLFIAPPVAVALSKHPLVADYDLSSVHTTLSGAAPLDGDLGVKLGERLGCRVLQGYGMTEMSPVSHLIPVDAADVPVSSVGFTVPNMDCRLLDPATGEEIEVPNEGVSAPGHLLCRGPNVMLGYLNRPEETADTLDPDGFLHTGDIATVRADGVVTIVDRLKELIKYKGYQIAPAELEALLLTHPGIADAAVIGTSDADGQEVPMAFVVRQPGDDGARLDEAAVMEFVAAKVAPFKKIRRVEFIDAVPKSSSGKILRRILKTSGTAAG, translated from the coding sequence GTGTTTTCGAGCCCGTTCCCCGATGTGGAAATTCCCGACGTAAGCCTTTATGAGTACCTCTTCGGCGGCCTGGAGGAGGCCGACCTGGAACGGATCGCCCTTGTCGACGGCGTGAGCGGCGCGGAAATGAGTTACCGGAGCCTCGTCGCGCAGATCGACGCCGTGGCCGGAGCCGTCGCGGCCCAAGGACTGGGCGTCCACGGTGTCGCGGCCATCCTGTGCCCCAACGTCCCGGCGTTCGCCGTCGTTTTCCACGGGCTGTTGCGGGCCGGCGCGACGGTAACCACAGTCAACTCGCTCTACACGGCGGACGAAATCGCGCTCCAGTTGGCCGACGCCGGCGCGGAGTGGCTGTTCACCGTCTCCGCTTTGCTCCCGGCAGCCCGGGAAGCTGCCGCCCGCGCCGGTATCCCGGCAGAGCGCCTCGTCGTCCTCGACGGCGCCCCCGGACATCCCTCGCTGCAGGATCTGCTCAGCTCCGGCGCGCCGGCTCCGCAAGTCACCTTCGATTCCGCCACCCACGTGGCCGTTATGCCGTACTCCTCCGGCACCACCGGCCGGCCCAAGGGTGTGATGCTCAGCCACCGGAACTTGATTGCCAACGCTGCGCAGTCCCGCGGACTGCTGAAGGTCGCTCCGGAGGACCGCTTGCTGGCGCTGCTGCCGTTCTTCCACATTTACGGGCTGACCGTGCTGCTGAACTTGGCGTTGTTGCAGCGGGCATGCCTGGTGACAATGCCGAAGTTTGAACTGACCGAGTTCCTGCGCATCATTCAGGACCAGAAATGCAGTTACCTGTTCATCGCCCCGCCCGTGGCTGTGGCCTTGTCCAAACACCCGCTGGTGGCTGATTACGATCTGAGTTCCGTCCACACCACGCTTTCCGGAGCCGCGCCGCTGGATGGCGATCTCGGCGTGAAACTGGGCGAACGACTAGGCTGCCGTGTGCTGCAGGGCTACGGCATGACCGAGATGAGCCCCGTGTCCCACTTGATCCCGGTGGACGCCGCCGACGTCCCCGTCAGCTCGGTGGGCTTTACGGTCCCGAACATGGACTGCCGGCTGCTGGACCCGGCCACAGGGGAGGAGATCGAGGTGCCCAACGAGGGCGTCAGCGCCCCCGGTCACTTGTTGTGCCGCGGACCGAACGTGATGCTCGGCTACCTTAACCGGCCGGAGGAAACGGCGGACACTCTCGACCCGGACGGCTTCCTGCATACCGGGGACATTGCCACCGTCCGTGCCGACGGAGTGGTCACCATCGTGGACCGGCTCAAGGAGCTGATCAAGTACAAGGGCTATCAGATCGCGCCGGCGGAACTGGAGGCGCTGCTCCTCACCCACCCCGGCATCGCGGACGCCGCCGTGATCGGCACGTCCGACGCCGACGGCCAGGAAGTGCCGATGGCGTTTGTCGTGCGCCAGCCCGGGGACGACGGTGCGCGGCTCGACGAGGCCGCAGTCATGGAGTTCGTGGCGGCCAAAGTGGCGCCGTTCAAGAAGATCCGGCGGGTCGAGTTCATCGATGCCGTCCCGAAGTCGTCTTCCGGCAAAATCCTGCGCCGGATCCTCAAGACCTCCGGGACGGCGGCCGGGTAG
- a CDS encoding dihydrolipoamide acetyltransferase family protein — translation MTLHKFNLPDVGEGLTEAEIVAWKVKPGDTVAINDVLCEIETAKSLVELPSPFAGTVTELLVAEGLTVDVGTAIISVTDAQAAAGAPAPKPTAPEPTAPDAPLYGTLAEDTLDAVESDGRPAAGPLVGSGPKADAVKRRRRVAPPAARQAVSAAPAAEPAALAEPVESHDIWISPEAVAHAERPAAAAAPDQRPTLGGAITGLVSRVLAKPPVRKIARDLGIDLADVVPTGARGEVTREDLVSYQSQRDAELDKADTFWGRTGSPQERRIERIPVKGVRKATARAMVESAFAAPHVSIFVDVDASRTMEFVKRLKASRDFEGIKVSPLLILAKAVIWAAARNPSVNATWVDNQDGSDSAEIHVKHFMNLGIAAATPRGLMVPNIKNAQDLSLKELALALNDLATTARAGKTQPAQMQGGTLTVTNIGALGIDTGTPIINPGEVAIVAFGTIKQKPWVLDGEVIPRWITTLGGSFDHRVVDGDLSARFMADVAAILEEPALLLD, via the coding sequence ATGACTCTCCACAAGTTCAACCTCCCCGATGTGGGCGAAGGACTGACCGAGGCCGAGATCGTCGCCTGGAAGGTTAAGCCCGGCGACACGGTGGCCATCAACGATGTCCTCTGCGAAATCGAGACGGCAAAATCGCTGGTCGAGCTGCCCTCGCCGTTCGCTGGTACCGTGACCGAACTCCTCGTCGCGGAGGGACTGACGGTAGACGTCGGAACCGCGATCATCAGCGTGACCGACGCCCAGGCTGCTGCCGGCGCGCCGGCCCCCAAACCGACGGCTCCAGAACCGACGGCTCCCGATGCGCCGCTTTACGGCACGCTGGCGGAGGACACGCTCGACGCCGTCGAATCGGACGGCCGCCCGGCCGCCGGTCCCCTGGTGGGCTCCGGTCCCAAGGCCGACGCCGTCAAGCGCCGCCGGCGGGTTGCCCCGCCGGCAGCCAGGCAGGCGGTGTCCGCGGCCCCGGCCGCAGAACCGGCAGCGCTGGCTGAGCCGGTCGAGAGCCACGACATCTGGATCAGTCCGGAAGCCGTCGCGCACGCCGAACGCCCGGCCGCGGCTGCCGCGCCGGATCAGCGTCCCACCCTCGGCGGGGCCATCACAGGCCTGGTCAGCCGGGTTCTGGCCAAGCCTCCGGTGCGAAAGATTGCCCGCGACCTTGGCATCGATCTGGCCGACGTCGTCCCCACCGGGGCCCGCGGCGAAGTGACCCGCGAAGACCTGGTCAGTTACCAGTCCCAGCGCGACGCGGAACTGGATAAGGCGGACACTTTCTGGGGCAGGACGGGCAGCCCGCAGGAACGGCGGATCGAGCGGATTCCGGTCAAGGGCGTCCGCAAGGCCACCGCGCGGGCCATGGTCGAGTCGGCCTTTGCGGCCCCGCACGTCAGCATCTTTGTCGACGTCGACGCCAGCCGGACCATGGAGTTCGTCAAACGGCTCAAGGCCTCCCGTGATTTTGAAGGCATCAAGGTTTCCCCGCTCCTGATCCTGGCCAAGGCGGTCATCTGGGCGGCGGCAAGGAACCCGAGCGTCAACGCAACCTGGGTGGACAACCAGGACGGCAGCGACTCCGCCGAGATCCATGTCAAGCACTTTATGAATTTGGGAATTGCGGCGGCAACGCCCCGTGGCCTGATGGTCCCGAACATCAAGAACGCCCAGGACCTGTCGCTAAAAGAGCTGGCCCTGGCCCTGAATGACCTTGCGACCACTGCCCGGGCCGGAAAGACCCAGCCCGCCCAGATGCAAGGTGGGACCTTGACGGTCACCAACATCGGGGCCCTCGGCATCGACACGGGCACACCGATCATCAACCCGGGCGAGGTGGCGATCGTGGCTTTTGGCACCATTAAGCAGAAGCCCTGGGTCCTCGACGGCGAAGTGATTCCGCGCTGGATTACAACGCTCGGCGGCTCGTTCGACCACCGGGTGGTCGACGGCGACCTCTCGGCGCGGTTTATGGCCGACGTGGCGGCGATCCTGGAAGAGCCCGCCCTCCTGCTCGACTGA